One region of Peribacillus simplex genomic DNA includes:
- a CDS encoding MFS transporter, whose product MGRIAAIKAKPQKQDMTLKIMIIIGICHLMNDSLQAVVPAMFPILEKSMSLTYTQLGMIAFCLNIVSSLLQPAVGFYTDKKPLPYALPIGLTSTLIGVIILAIAPNYTIILGAVILMGFGSAIFHPEGSRVAYMAGGPKRGLAQSIYQVGGNSGQALAPLITAIVLVPFGQKGALWFGLVALTAVILLLYIAKWYSQKLVHFQPKKVAAKVINKERSHKVAKALVLILFIIFARSWYVSCMTNFYSFYLIEQHSFTIKSAQIFLFAFLAAGAVGTFFGGPLADRYGRKNVILFSFAASMPLTALLPFVPPTAAFILLLMAGFIIMSSFSVTVIYAQELVPGKVGTMAGLTVGLAFGMGAIGSVSLGAIADIIGIESMIKLVGFLPLLGIISVLLPTDLTLKKWYAEE is encoded by the coding sequence ATGGGACGCATCGCTGCCATTAAAGCAAAACCCCAAAAACAAGATATGACTCTGAAAATCATGATCATCATAGGCATATGCCATTTAATGAATGATTCTCTTCAAGCCGTTGTACCGGCCATGTTCCCAATCCTCGAGAAATCAATGTCTCTAACGTATACTCAGCTGGGGATGATTGCATTCTGCCTGAATATCGTCTCATCCCTTCTGCAACCCGCAGTTGGGTTCTATACGGATAAAAAGCCCCTTCCTTATGCATTGCCCATTGGATTGACCAGTACATTAATTGGGGTCATCATTCTTGCAATTGCCCCAAACTATACCATAATCCTTGGTGCAGTCATCTTGATGGGCTTTGGATCAGCCATTTTCCATCCGGAAGGCTCTAGGGTTGCCTACATGGCAGGCGGCCCCAAAAGAGGCCTGGCACAATCAATTTATCAGGTAGGCGGGAATAGCGGGCAGGCCCTTGCCCCACTCATCACAGCCATCGTGCTTGTTCCATTTGGTCAAAAAGGTGCACTCTGGTTTGGCCTAGTTGCCTTAACGGCCGTTATCCTATTGCTGTATATTGCCAAGTGGTATTCTCAAAAATTAGTTCATTTCCAGCCTAAAAAGGTTGCGGCAAAAGTAATCAATAAAGAGCGGTCCCATAAAGTGGCCAAAGCCTTGGTATTAATTTTATTCATTATATTTGCCCGTTCCTGGTATGTATCATGCATGACGAACTTTTATAGTTTTTATTTAATCGAGCAGCATTCATTTACGATAAAATCCGCTCAGATTTTCCTATTTGCCTTTTTAGCCGCTGGAGCTGTAGGTACGTTTTTCGGTGGTCCGCTTGCGGATAGATACGGCCGCAAAAATGTGATTCTCTTTTCGTTCGCTGCCAGTATGCCCTTAACCGCACTTTTACCTTTCGTACCACCTACAGCCGCTTTTATCCTATTATTGATGGCAGGCTTCATTATAATGAGCAGTTTTTCTGTCACAGTAATATACGCACAGGAATTGGTCCCGGGAAAAGTCGGAACAATGGCCGGCTTGACTGTAGGGTTAGCCTTTGGAATGGGAGCCATTGGATCCGTTTCACTGGGTGCCATTGCTGATATAATCGGGATCGAATCCATGATTAAGCTAGTGGGATTCCTGCCATTGCTGGGGATCATCAGCGTATTGCTGCCGACTGATCTAACATTGAAAAAATGGTATGCAGAAGAATGA
- a CDS encoding aspartyl-phosphate phosphatase Spo0E family protein — MNSRCATEICSEIQMKRWEMMELAKMYGIGHEFTLRQSEQLDKLINEYLILQHHSSVEVRNKREDMVVIVQKPFNDDITI; from the coding sequence ATGAATTCTAGGTGTGCAACGGAAATTTGTTCTGAGATTCAAATGAAGCGTTGGGAAATGATGGAGCTGGCAAAAATGTATGGAATAGGTCATGAGTTTACCCTTCGCCAAAGCGAGCAACTTGATAAACTTATAAATGAGTATTTGATCCTTCAACATCATTCGTCAGTGGAAGTGAGAAATAAGCGCGAAGATATGGTTGTTATTGTACAGAAGCCCTTTAATGATGATATTACAATTTAA
- a CDS encoding MarR family winged helix-turn-helix transcriptional regulator, translated as MENNNIQQSLKLFIVMSRAHRSINDVVNKHIAEEGLNPTEFAVLELLYHKGDQPLQQIGGKILLASGSITYVVDKLEQKEYLQRIACKEDRRVTFAKITDKGKAFIEGVFPEHEKRIDDIMSVLTQDEKATVIELLKKIGYSAQN; from the coding sequence ATGGAGAATAATAACATCCAACAGTCTTTGAAACTGTTTATTGTGATGTCTAGAGCTCATCGATCAATTAATGATGTGGTGAATAAACATATAGCCGAAGAAGGTTTGAATCCAACTGAGTTTGCCGTACTGGAATTACTTTATCATAAAGGCGATCAGCCTCTTCAGCAAATAGGCGGAAAAATCCTGCTAGCGAGCGGCAGCATTACCTATGTCGTGGATAAACTTGAACAGAAGGAATATCTACAGAGAATAGCATGTAAAGAGGATCGCCGTGTAACCTTTGCAAAAATAACGGATAAAGGAAAGGCCTTTATTGAAGGAGTATTTCCTGAGCATGAAAAAAGAATCGATGATATCATGAGTGTACTTACTCAAGATGAAAAGGCCACCGTGATAGAATTACTTAAGAAGATTGGATATTCAGCTCAAAATTAG
- a CDS encoding M3 family oligoendopeptidase has protein sequence MKFNEYEYRRPEMDEIKTRFMKALEKFTDAENAAAQIKSMEEISEIRNYVGTMFNLVYIRHSIDTNDEFYKAENDYLDEFSPEMEELTSKFYKELVRSKYRQELEGKWGNQLFDLAEAQLKTFSPEIIPQLQKENKLSSEYSQLIASAKIHFDGKELTLAQLQPFMESADRVLRKNASKAYYGFFEEKQEDLDRIFDELVKVRHGISIALGYENFVELGYYRMTRTDYNAEMAAAFRKQVKEEVVPLVTQLKGRQRERLGLENLNYYDENFHFRTGNAVPKGDAQWIIENGKKMYQELSPETNEFFNFMIDNDLMDLVAKKGKESGGYCTFIEDYKAPFIFSNFNGTSGDIDVLTHEAGHAFQVYRSRNLDIPEYYWPTYEACEIHSMSMEFLTWPWMELFFNEDTEKYKFSHLSGALTFLPYGVAVDEFQHFVYENPDASPIERKQAWRKIEMEYLPHRDYEGNEFLENGGYWQRQSHIYQAPFYYIDYTLAQICAFQFWKRSAEKDETAWRDYLNLCQLGGSKSFLGLIESANLKSPFVEGTVLSVVKVIDEWLSTVDDKAL, from the coding sequence ATGAAATTTAATGAGTATGAGTATAGACGTCCTGAAATGGATGAAATTAAAACCCGGTTCATGAAGGCCTTGGAAAAGTTTACGGACGCTGAAAATGCTGCTGCACAAATAAAATCCATGGAAGAAATAAGTGAAATTCGAAATTATGTGGGTACGATGTTTAATTTGGTCTATATTCGACATTCCATTGATACCAATGATGAATTTTATAAAGCGGAGAATGATTATTTAGATGAATTCTCCCCTGAAATGGAAGAGTTAACATCAAAATTTTACAAAGAACTCGTCCGCTCGAAATATCGTCAGGAGCTTGAGGGGAAATGGGGAAATCAACTATTTGACTTGGCAGAGGCACAGCTTAAAACATTTTCGCCCGAAATCATACCACAACTGCAAAAAGAAAATAAATTGTCAAGTGAATATTCGCAATTAATTGCCTCTGCAAAAATTCACTTTGATGGAAAAGAGCTAACACTTGCGCAGCTTCAGCCTTTTATGGAGTCGGCGGACCGTGTGTTAAGGAAAAATGCAAGTAAGGCATATTACGGTTTCTTTGAAGAAAAGCAGGAGGATTTGGATCGTATATTCGATGAACTTGTCAAGGTGAGGCATGGGATTTCGATAGCGCTAGGTTATGAAAACTTCGTGGAGCTTGGGTATTATCGAATGACAAGGACTGATTATAATGCTGAAATGGCTGCTGCTTTCCGCAAGCAGGTGAAAGAAGAAGTGGTACCGCTTGTAACCCAGCTGAAGGGACGTCAGCGTGAACGGCTTGGCTTGGAGAATTTGAACTATTATGATGAGAATTTTCATTTCAGAACGGGTAATGCCGTTCCAAAAGGCGATGCTCAGTGGATCATCGAAAATGGGAAAAAGATGTACCAAGAGCTTTCACCTGAAACGAATGAGTTTTTCAACTTTATGATCGATAATGACCTGATGGACCTTGTGGCGAAGAAAGGAAAAGAAAGCGGGGGCTACTGTACTTTTATAGAAGACTATAAAGCTCCATTCATCTTTTCAAATTTCAACGGGACTTCAGGGGACATAGATGTTTTAACACATGAGGCAGGCCATGCTTTCCAAGTGTATCGCAGCCGTAATCTTGACATTCCGGAGTATTATTGGCCTACCTATGAAGCGTGTGAAATCCATTCGATGAGTATGGAATTTCTAACCTGGCCATGGATGGAGCTATTTTTTAACGAAGATACGGAAAAGTATAAGTTTTCCCATTTAAGTGGTGCACTTACATTTCTCCCGTATGGGGTAGCCGTTGATGAATTTCAGCATTTTGTCTATGAGAATCCTGATGCCTCCCCAATTGAAAGAAAGCAGGCTTGGCGTAAGATCGAGATGGAATATTTGCCGCATCGTGATTATGAAGGGAATGAATTCTTGGAGAATGGTGGGTATTGGCAGCGGCAAAGCCACATTTATCAGGCACCTTTTTATTATATCGACTATACATTGGCTCAAATTTGCGCTTTCCAGTTTTGGAAAAGGTCGGCTGAAAAAGATGAAACGGCTTGGAGGGATTATTTGAACCTGTGCCAACTTGGAGGGAGCAAATCTTTCCTTGGTCTCATTGAATCTGCGAATTTGAAATCCCCATTTGTTGAAGGTACTGTTCTGTCCGTTGTGAAGGTGATAGACGAATGGCTTTCAACTGTCGATGATAAAGCATTATAA
- a CDS encoding PAS domain-containing sensor histidine kinase: MNIGYGNETENKQEIIKLNKQVEGFLNIFNSMPEPYIRVDEELRLTYVNDAACALLETSKNQLLSMKITDFLEASPLNNQEESGTPKKPSESERQMIQLHTGALKHIEFIPIGAPSEGQQFYRLGDVTLDLSSSRETRMSRQMFLDLFDTAVESIVLFDGSGIIMEVNHAFINVMGIPKKEIVGKNMRDLISPDYKAYWDESIKRAFVESNFKGEVEIMIGVERHHFAFSISSAVGNELYMSVLRRITESNLIEKKLETSERIFAELFDQSMDAIIFWNDDGIIFRVNQSACKIFESSREELIGSYIWKYVYSNKHHFEQIMETFERDTQVRGELIYKMPNHQIKLLELTAKKHEGDGYNVTIFRNVSERWLIEKELRDSEKKFRKIFEGTLDGLILWNHEGFTDINEAGQEILEISKRKLLSLSVKGFIEKIPGNVPALNAHIDNVYKHEVYSSIIPITFEDGTIKHIEFLTRKNLYSNLNLSIFRDVSKNLEMQEQIRKSDTLNVVGELAAGIAHEIRNPMTALKGFIQLLEDGVKGDFSTYFHVITSEIKRIETIITEFLVLAKPQALKVFKQDVHTILRETLELLAAQALLENIQFETDFEEDEFKVLCEANQLKQVFINIIKNALEVMPDGGSVRIKTTRYSEKYICISITDQGMGISTEKLKKLGEPFYTTKDRGTGLGLMVSYKIIEEHKGFIEVESEVDIGTSFHIYLPFE; encoded by the coding sequence ATGAATATCGGTTATGGGAATGAAACGGAAAATAAACAGGAAATTATAAAATTGAATAAACAGGTCGAAGGTTTTTTGAACATTTTCAATTCAATGCCAGAGCCTTATATTAGGGTTGATGAGGAACTAAGGCTCACTTATGTAAATGATGCCGCTTGTGCACTGCTGGAAACATCGAAAAATCAGCTGTTGTCCATGAAGATAACTGATTTTCTCGAGGCTAGCCCTTTAAATAATCAGGAAGAGTCCGGTACTCCAAAAAAGCCGAGTGAAAGTGAAAGACAGATGATCCAGCTCCATACCGGTGCCCTAAAGCATATAGAGTTTATACCAATAGGGGCTCCTTCCGAAGGACAGCAATTTTATCGTTTAGGGGATGTGACATTGGATCTTTCATCATCCCGGGAAACAAGAATGTCAAGGCAGATGTTTTTGGACCTTTTTGATACGGCCGTAGAAAGCATCGTCCTATTCGATGGTTCAGGAATAATCATGGAAGTGAACCATGCTTTTATCAATGTCATGGGCATCCCGAAAAAAGAGATTGTCGGCAAGAATATGAGGGACCTCATTTCCCCTGATTATAAGGCATATTGGGACGAGAGCATAAAAAGAGCATTTGTTGAGTCGAACTTCAAAGGAGAGGTGGAGATAATGATCGGGGTTGAGCGGCATCATTTTGCTTTTTCTATCAGCTCAGCGGTAGGAAATGAATTATACATGTCGGTGCTTCGAAGAATTACAGAATCAAATTTAATAGAAAAGAAGTTAGAGACGAGCGAACGGATTTTTGCGGAATTATTCGACCAGTCCATGGATGCGATCATATTCTGGAATGATGACGGAATCATTTTTCGAGTCAATCAATCAGCATGTAAGATATTTGAATCAAGCAGAGAGGAATTGATAGGCAGTTATATCTGGAAATACGTATACAGCAACAAACATCATTTTGAGCAGATAATGGAAACGTTTGAAAGGGACACCCAAGTGAGGGGGGAACTGATTTATAAAATGCCGAATCACCAAATAAAATTACTTGAATTGACTGCCAAAAAACATGAGGGTGATGGGTATAACGTAACGATATTTCGAAATGTCAGTGAACGCTGGCTGATTGAGAAGGAATTAAGGGATAGTGAGAAGAAATTCAGGAAGATTTTTGAGGGGACATTAGACGGCTTGATTTTATGGAACCATGAAGGGTTCACGGATATTAATGAAGCGGGTCAGGAAATATTGGAAATATCGAAACGTAAACTGCTTTCTTTATCTGTAAAGGGATTCATCGAGAAAATCCCTGGAAATGTTCCTGCCTTGAACGCACATATTGATAATGTTTACAAGCATGAGGTCTACTCATCCATCATTCCGATAACATTCGAAGACGGAACAATTAAGCATATTGAATTTTTAACGAGAAAGAATTTATATTCGAACTTGAATCTAAGTATTTTCCGTGATGTGAGTAAAAATCTCGAAATGCAGGAACAGATCCGGAAATCAGATACTTTGAATGTCGTTGGTGAATTGGCTGCAGGGATTGCCCACGAAATCAGGAATCCAATGACTGCTTTAAAAGGGTTTATCCAGTTGCTTGAGGATGGTGTTAAGGGAGATTTCTCCACATATTTTCATGTGATTACATCTGAAATTAAGCGAATCGAAACCATTATCACGGAATTTTTGGTACTGGCAAAGCCACAGGCGCTAAAAGTTTTTAAACAGGATGTCCATACCATTTTGAGAGAGACGCTAGAATTACTGGCCGCTCAGGCATTGTTGGAAAATATTCAATTCGAGACAGATTTCGAAGAAGATGAGTTTAAGGTTTTATGTGAAGCGAACCAGTTAAAGCAAGTGTTCATTAACATAATCAAAAATGCATTGGAAGTCATGCCGGATGGCGGATCTGTACGAATTAAAACAACCCGATATTCAGAGAAATATATTTGTATTTCTATTACCGATCAAGGCATGGGGATCTCAACGGAAAAGCTAAAAAAATTAGGTGAACCTTTTTATACGACGAAAGATAGGGGAACTGGGCTGGGGCTCATGGTCAGCTATAAAATCATTGAAGAGCACAAGGGCTTTATAGAAGTGGAAAGCGAAGTAGATATAGGGACGAGCTTTCATATATATTTGCCATTCGAGTGA
- a CDS encoding ZIP family metal transporter: protein MSGVLLGSILSAMSTGFGALPILFIQDSITHRFRDTLLAFTAGIMMAASLLSLIPESIATGGYIQLVIGVFLGVMTLTIMEKNIPHIDLSHTKSGIQFDEKALLIITAITLHNIPEGLSVGVSYASDSADTGNLIAFAIGLQNAPEGLLVALFLINQKIGKFTAFLIATLTGTIEIITGLLGYYLTSYIGFLVPYGLAFAAGAMLFIVYKELIPESHGDGNERTSTYSFIVGLLFMVILLEIL, encoded by the coding sequence ATGAGTGGAGTTCTATTAGGCAGCATCCTATCTGCCATGTCTACAGGGTTCGGTGCGTTACCGATCTTGTTCATTCAAGATTCAATCACACATCGATTCAGAGACACGCTTCTGGCATTTACCGCTGGTATTATGATGGCTGCTTCGTTATTGAGCCTGATCCCGGAGTCTATAGCCACCGGAGGGTATATACAGCTTGTCATTGGGGTTTTTCTCGGGGTAATGACATTGACGATCATGGAGAAAAACATTCCGCATATCGATCTCAGCCATACGAAAAGTGGTATTCAGTTTGATGAAAAGGCTTTGCTTATCATCACTGCCATTACACTGCATAATATTCCTGAGGGCCTTTCTGTTGGTGTCAGTTACGCCTCTGATTCAGCTGATACAGGTAACTTGATCGCCTTTGCCATCGGCCTGCAAAATGCTCCGGAAGGTTTACTAGTCGCTTTGTTTTTAATTAATCAAAAAATCGGTAAATTCACTGCATTCCTGATAGCAACCTTAACTGGTACCATCGAAATAATTACGGGCTTATTGGGTTATTATTTAACCTCTTACATTGGGTTCCTGGTTCCTTACGGCCTAGCTTTCGCCGCCGGAGCCATGCTTTTCATCGTTTATAAGGAGTTGATTCCTGAAAGCCATGGGGATGGTAATGAACGCACCTCAACCTATTCCTTCATTGTTGGTCTTTTGTTCATGGTAATATTATTGGAAATTTTGTGA
- a CDS encoding PAS domain-containing sensor histidine kinase: protein MKTRHKFTTYLLIVILPLIILSIIYWMYLERSIQKERREQAVWAGTVYQEYIDQVISETKENLELLSLSSSVLYMDDKKTEHLMKWIKDTDSRYAGVYWLNQDGVSISGTNKHFNNYHLIEQDDIKRAVKTQKAVVVGTQELYDPDFNYFSIFAPILDHDKKAQGFLLAHIRLDHMEKILKMLSPGHTFRLETNDKTRILNINAEEFTEHPTWVDVPLTEVDWKLSVKIPDKINTNNMNVFLMLVFFTFFFTHIIYTFVEELIVRRNTKNQKLLHDKQKIDFVGTLAASTAHEIKNPLTGIKGLVQLLVEKHPEEQDQFYYSVIMKEIERINSIVSEFLILGKPMVQTLSLYDIRSIIAELRPIIESEARHLNIEVEWNIVKEPILVHCTKDQLKQVILNIAKNGFEAMEVGKKLRIRIHHENERAKIIIIDTGQGLNEQDIGKVFEPFYTSKKEGTGLGLFVCKRIIESFNGTIELTSKPLNGTTVTISLPLINDHPCIEEFHL, encoded by the coding sequence ATGAAAACAAGGCATAAATTCACCACATATCTACTTATTGTTATTCTACCATTAATTATTCTATCCATCATTTATTGGATGTATTTAGAACGTTCCATTCAAAAAGAAAGACGGGAACAAGCTGTATGGGCGGGAACGGTTTATCAAGAATACATAGATCAAGTTATCAGTGAAACAAAGGAAAACCTTGAGCTGCTGAGCCTTAGCAGTTCTGTTCTTTATATGGATGATAAAAAAACCGAACACCTTATGAAATGGATCAAAGATACAGATTCCAGGTATGCCGGAGTATATTGGCTAAATCAGGATGGCGTTTCCATCTCGGGGACGAATAAACATTTCAATAATTACCATTTAATTGAACAGGATGATATAAAGCGTGCAGTAAAAACTCAAAAAGCCGTTGTTGTAGGAACCCAGGAGCTGTATGACCCGGATTTCAATTATTTTTCCATTTTTGCTCCCATTCTGGATCATGATAAAAAGGCGCAAGGGTTTTTATTGGCGCATATTAGGCTGGATCATATGGAAAAAATATTAAAAATGCTCAGCCCTGGTCATACCTTTAGATTGGAAACAAACGATAAAACCCGAATTTTAAATATAAATGCCGAAGAATTTACTGAACATCCAACATGGGTGGATGTTCCTTTAACCGAAGTGGACTGGAAACTGTCCGTGAAGATACCTGACAAGATTAACACAAATAACATGAATGTCTTTTTAATGCTTGTCTTTTTCACCTTCTTCTTTACTCACATAATCTATACATTCGTGGAGGAACTGATCGTACGCAGAAATACGAAAAACCAAAAGTTATTACACGATAAACAAAAAATAGATTTTGTCGGCACGTTGGCTGCTAGTACTGCACATGAAATAAAAAACCCACTAACGGGCATAAAGGGACTGGTACAGTTACTGGTTGAAAAACATCCTGAAGAACAAGATCAGTTTTATTACTCTGTCATCATGAAGGAAATTGAACGGATCAATAGTATCGTCAGCGAGTTTTTGATTTTAGGGAAGCCCATGGTCCAGACCTTATCCTTATATGATATTCGCAGTATCATTGCCGAATTGAGACCAATAATAGAATCAGAAGCACGTCACTTAAATATTGAAGTGGAATGGAATATCGTAAAGGAACCGATCCTGGTTCATTGTACAAAGGACCAACTCAAACAGGTCATTCTTAACATTGCCAAAAACGGATTCGAGGCCATGGAAGTTGGAAAAAAGTTAAGGATACGAATCCACCATGAAAATGAACGGGCTAAAATCATAATCATCGACACCGGGCAAGGACTGAATGAACAAGATATCGGTAAAGTGTTCGAACCATTCTATACATCGAAAAAGGAAGGGACCGGATTAGGACTTTTTGTGTGTAAACGAATAATTGAATCTTTTAACGGAACCATCGAGCTTACAAGTAAACCTCTCAACGGTACAACCGTGACAATCAGCCTACCACTAATTAATGACCATCCTTGCATTGAGGAGTTTCATTTATAA
- a CDS encoding acyltransferase family protein codes for MKQRDFFFDNAKFILMAFVVFGHLLNTYIHDSETIYALYKTIYSFHMPAFILVSGFFAKGFYQKGYLAKITKKLILPYIIFQLIYTVYYYFLYERSAITVDLLDPQWSLWFLISLFCWNIMLLGFSKLKPSVGIGLSILIALLIGYIDNVSNYLSLSRTFVFFPMFLIGYHLSKEHLKKLFTPKVRLASLSVMLVIFIGFYLNADVNYKWLLGSKPYTELEDATIISMFKRLGFYGLSVISVFSFLSFIPRGQYFFTDWGKQTLYVYLLHGFFIRFFRESTIHDYFSNTESFIMLAGLSFLITVLLSSEMIATMAQPIIELKATKTKRFMTKTKEYIKQAF; via the coding sequence ATGAAACAACGTGATTTTTTCTTTGATAACGCCAAATTCATTCTCATGGCTTTTGTCGTCTTTGGACATTTGCTGAATACGTATATACATGATAGTGAAACGATTTACGCTTTATATAAAACCATTTATTCCTTTCACATGCCGGCCTTTATTCTAGTTTCAGGTTTTTTTGCGAAAGGTTTTTATCAAAAAGGGTATTTAGCCAAAATTACAAAAAAACTAATTTTACCCTACATCATTTTCCAATTGATATATACCGTTTACTATTATTTTTTATATGAACGTTCTGCAATCACTGTTGACTTGCTTGATCCCCAATGGTCGCTTTGGTTCTTGATCAGTTTATTCTGCTGGAACATCATGCTGCTTGGTTTTTCAAAGCTAAAGCCATCAGTAGGCATAGGTTTATCCATTTTAATCGCTTTATTGATTGGGTATATTGACAATGTCTCCAATTACCTTAGTCTCTCGAGGACATTCGTTTTTTTCCCGATGTTTTTGATCGGGTACCATTTAAGCAAGGAACACTTAAAGAAACTGTTCACACCCAAGGTTCGTTTGGCTTCACTTAGTGTCATGTTAGTGATTTTTATCGGTTTTTATTTAAATGCCGATGTCAATTATAAATGGCTCCTCGGTTCGAAACCATATACCGAGCTTGAAGATGCGACAATCATATCCATGTTTAAACGCCTAGGATTTTATGGATTGAGCGTAATTTCAGTGTTCAGCTTCCTTTCATTCATCCCACGCGGACAATATTTCTTTACGGATTGGGGTAAACAAACCCTTTATGTATATCTGCTGCACGGATTTTTCATTCGCTTCTTCCGTGAAAGCACTATACATGACTACTTCAGCAATACAGAGAGCTTTATCATGCTTGCCGGTCTATCCTTCTTGATTACCGTGTTATTATCAAGTGAAATGATTGCCACAATGGCACAGCCGATCATCGAATTGAAGGCGACCAAAACAAAACGATTCATGACTAAAACGAAAGAATATATAAAACAAGCATTTTAA
- a CDS encoding B12-binding domain-containing radical SAM protein, which translates to MNIIISTLNAKYIHTSLSIRYLKAYAQPDYNVHLAEYTIKDPIMNIVGDLHSKKPDVIGFSCYIWNIEETIKVVAMLKKINPELVIILGGPEVTYDVGEWLDQIPGADFIVIGEGEVTFKSLLSEIEGSNDYKKVGGIAYRLDGKKIIQPQNGKVDLKSLPSPYRLEEDRGDLSKRVTYIETSRGCPFSCQFCLSSIEVGVRYFDREKIKEDIRYLMANGAKTIKFVDRTFNISRSYAMEMFQFLIDEHLPGVVFQFEITADIMRPEVIQFLNDNAPAGLFRFEIGVQSTNDHTNDLVMRRQNFEKLTRTVTMVKDGQKIDQHLDLIAGLPEEDYHSFKKTFNDVFELRPEEMQLGFLKMLRGTGLRIRANEHQYIYSDHAPYEILGNNVLSFDDIVRIKQVEDVLEKYWNDHRMDHTTEYLVKTVFQSPFDFFQDFGTFWDEQGWSRIGHQLEDLFRRLQQFLASRESAELNNIIGLMKLDYFMNQKYKPRKPWWEASLDKNGRKVIYEDILNKPEQLGSSFTALALNEKEIHKHTLLEALPFDLETYLAEGTIVEKPSIMLAYFDPSGKGSNIFSLPKSRNAIF; encoded by the coding sequence ATGAATATAATAATCAGTACTCTTAATGCAAAATATATCCATACATCGCTATCCATCCGCTATTTAAAGGCTTATGCCCAGCCAGATTATAATGTACATCTAGCAGAATATACGATAAAAGATCCGATTATGAACATAGTTGGTGACCTTCATTCCAAAAAACCGGATGTCATAGGATTCAGCTGCTATATTTGGAACATCGAGGAAACAATAAAAGTAGTAGCCATGCTGAAGAAAATCAATCCAGAATTGGTCATCATTCTCGGAGGACCTGAAGTCACATATGATGTTGGAGAATGGCTTGATCAGATTCCCGGGGCTGATTTCATCGTAATTGGCGAAGGTGAGGTCACCTTCAAGTCCCTTTTATCTGAAATTGAAGGTTCGAATGACTATAAGAAGGTCGGAGGCATTGCGTATCGACTGGATGGAAAAAAAATCATCCAGCCTCAAAACGGCAAGGTTGATTTGAAATCGCTCCCTTCTCCTTATCGTTTGGAGGAAGACCGTGGCGATCTATCTAAACGTGTCACCTATATCGAAACTAGCCGAGGATGCCCGTTCAGCTGCCAATTTTGCCTGTCATCGATTGAAGTGGGTGTCAGATATTTTGATCGTGAAAAGATTAAAGAAGATATCAGGTACCTTATGGCTAATGGTGCAAAGACCATTAAGTTCGTTGACCGAACCTTCAATATCAGCCGAAGCTATGCCATGGAAATGTTTCAATTCTTAATCGATGAGCATCTTCCCGGTGTGGTTTTCCAGTTCGAAATCACTGCGGACATCATGCGTCCGGAAGTTATCCAGTTCTTGAACGATAATGCCCCTGCAGGATTGTTCCGCTTTGAAATAGGGGTACAATCGACGAATGACCATACAAATGATCTAGTTATGAGAAGGCAGAATTTCGAAAAACTGACCAGGACCGTAACTATGGTAAAAGATGGGCAGAAAATTGATCAGCATTTAGACCTGATTGCCGGTTTACCTGAAGAAGATTATCATTCTTTCAAAAAGACTTTCAATGATGTTTTTGAGCTGAGACCCGAAGAGATGCAGCTTGGCTTCTTAAAGATGCTCCGTGGTACGGGTTTACGGATACGTGCCAATGAACACCAATATATTTACAGTGATCATGCTCCCTATGAAATCCTAGGAAATAATGTTTTAAGCTTCGATGACATTGTCCGCATTAAACAAGTTGAAGATGTCCTTGAAAAATACTGGAATGATCATAGAATGGATCACACCACGGAATACCTTGTCAAAACGGTATTTCAATCACCATTCGACTTTTTTCAGGATTTCGGTACCTTTTGGGATGAACAAGGCTGGTCACGAATCGGACACCAGCTTGAAGACTTGTTCAGACGCTTACAGCAGTTTTTGGCTTCCCGGGAATCTGCTGAACTGAATAACATTATCGGACTCATGAAATTGGATTATTTCATGAACCAAAAATACAAACCACGTAAACCTTGGTGGGAAGCTTCCCTGGATAAAAACGGACGGAAAGTAATATATGAAGATATTCTGAATAAGCCTGAACAGCTTGGTTCGTCTTTCACAGCCTTGGCACTTAATGAAAAAGAAATACACAAACACACCTTGCTCGAGGCACTACCCTTTGATTTGGAAACGTATCTAGCAGAGGGTACAATCGTCGAGAAACCATCGATCATGCTTGCCTATTTTGATCCGAGTGGAAAGGGATCAAACATTTTCTCGCTCCCAAAATCTAGAAATGCCATTTTTTAA